From the genome of Atribacteraceae bacterium, one region includes:
- a CDS encoding ABC transporter permease: MNLANGRLPIDREKLLAMSGTLALFLILSITNPTTFLSSFNIGTLLAFATTYFVAAVGLTFVILIGSIDLSIGSMLSLFTVVFVLMINSIGYLAYPLIMLIGLGFGLLNGFVFTGLKIPSFIGTFGAAGVIQSLALIVSGGRPIGIQPDRLSRLSFLTAQYGILRGSYILGFSLFVIFLIVQNYTPFGKYVFAIGNSERATGLSGIRVSRTKTLCFAISGLSAALAAMVLVSRMLSGDPTIGAPYQLQVIATVVVGGTALSGGSGGIFNTLLGTFIIVFVGNGMNVAGINVYYQLIITGIITMVAVALTLDKTKVKIVK, encoded by the coding sequence ATGAACTTGGCAAATGGTAGATTGCCGATCGATCGAGAGAAGCTGTTAGCCATGAGCGGAACTTTGGCATTGTTTCTCATTCTGAGTATTACTAATCCTACGACGTTTTTGTCGTCTTTTAACATTGGAACGTTGTTGGCTTTTGCTACGACCTACTTTGTGGCGGCGGTTGGATTGACTTTTGTAATCCTGATCGGGAGTATCGATTTATCTATCGGTTCGATGCTCTCTTTATTTACGGTGGTTTTTGTCTTGATGATTAATTCGATCGGGTATCTGGCCTATCCGTTGATCATGCTCATCGGTTTGGGTTTTGGCTTGCTGAATGGCTTTGTGTTCACCGGTTTAAAAATTCCATCTTTTATCGGGACATTCGGCGCTGCCGGAGTCATCCAGAGCTTGGCTTTGATCGTTTCGGGTGGCCGTCCGATCGGTATCCAACCGGACAGGTTATCCCGTCTCAGCTTTTTAACCGCTCAGTATGGAATCTTGAGGGGTTCCTACATCCTCGGGTTTTCTCTTTTTGTTATCTTCCTGATCGTGCAAAATTACACTCCCTTTGGGAAATATGTCTTCGCAATAGGCAACTCGGAGCGGGCAACCGGCCTCAGTGGGATCCGGGTGTCCCGGACCAAAACGCTCTGTTTTGCGATATCCGGCCTATCGGCTGCTCTGGCGGCTATGGTGTTGGTTTCCAGGATGTTGAGTGGTGACCCCACCATCGGTGCTCCCTACCAGCTCCAGGTTATCGCGACCGTGGTGGTTGGCGGAACGGCTTTAAGTGGTGGTTCGGGAGGTATTTTCAACACACTGCTGGGGACTTTTATTATTGTTTTCGTGGGAAATGGAATGAATGTGGCCGGTATCAATGTATACTACCAGTTGATCATTACCGGTATCATCACCATGGTCGCTGTTGCATTGACTTTGGATAAGACAAAAGTGAAAATTGTGAAGTAA
- a CDS encoding phosphodiester glycosidase family protein has translation MSNRSSIYHRLNLYVLILCLIFTFNLPALAQSSAVTWGELASSIQRIFGTSAPIEDLYARRNQSVSRLEAARTILRAMHYHNLYSYVDISALPFPDTQRLNQEQKQVVALATTINPPLMTGDMIGNFRPAETLSHREFAFLEDRLKIYARGEVFWETRRPIDPGIELVIRKRGMEGGVPPQATPVPGQGVILQAGAFADRERAERVAQWLRELGYTPEVVAEGGLFKVRVGPYPSTEVPSVQERLSRQGFPSVIASRINAVPITPSARPVFTLALLVDPEQSPYRAEVALARDTIVEREYTSELLRRKGGLFAINAGFFTPDGTPIGLLMINRRILSEPFVGWFVCGITPDNELIFGEVKMDAEVILPNGESYPITGINRRNRNEELILFDSTFGYKTPRQNGYESVIEGGRVIRTGKTTGETVIPRGGFVLQGQGAASEWMRRSLIPGTALRLRMVLFPSGEDLGKWKQTVHMVSGGPLLFRDGVPGPFGNFREEIVNQRHPRTVVGLTRDGRHLYLVADGRRPGHSAGLTIRELVEELKRYDVIYALNLDGGGSSTFVLNGEVLNRPADLTGERKISTAIILR, from the coding sequence ATGAGCAATAGATCAAGTATTTATCATCGATTGAACCTGTACGTGCTTATTCTGTGCCTGATTTTCACCTTCAATCTGCCAGCATTGGCCCAAAGTTCGGCAGTAACCTGGGGAGAGTTGGCTTCTTCGATTCAACGCATCTTTGGAACGTCTGCTCCGATTGAAGACCTGTACGCCCGTCGCAACCAGTCGGTCTCCCGGTTGGAGGCCGCCCGGACCATCCTTCGCGCTATGCACTATCATAACCTGTATTCATATGTGGACATCAGTGCTCTTCCTTTTCCGGATACCCAACGATTGAACCAGGAGCAAAAACAGGTTGTGGCTTTGGCCACAACCATCAACCCGCCGCTCATGACCGGTGACATGATCGGTAATTTCCGGCCGGCCGAGACCCTCAGCCATCGCGAGTTTGCCTTCCTGGAGGATCGCCTGAAGATCTATGCCCGGGGGGAGGTGTTCTGGGAAACGCGCCGCCCAATCGACCCAGGGATAGAACTGGTAATCCGCAAACGGGGAATGGAGGGAGGGGTTCCTCCGCAGGCTACCCCGGTACCCGGCCAAGGGGTTATCCTCCAGGCCGGCGCCTTCGCCGACCGGGAACGGGCGGAAAGGGTGGCTCAATGGCTGCGGGAACTGGGTTACACTCCCGAGGTGGTGGCGGAGGGTGGTTTGTTCAAAGTCCGGGTTGGACCCTACCCCTCCACTGAAGTACCCTCCGTTCAGGAGCGTTTATCCAGACAAGGCTTTCCGTCAGTGATCGCTTCCCGGATCAATGCAGTTCCAATCACTCCGAGTGCCAGACCGGTTTTTACCCTGGCGCTTTTGGTCGATCCTGAACAGTCGCCCTATCGAGCCGAAGTAGCCTTGGCCCGGGACACGATCGTGGAACGGGAATACACCAGCGAACTCCTCAGGCGCAAGGGTGGCCTGTTTGCGATCAACGCTGGTTTTTTCACCCCCGACGGAACGCCGATCGGATTGCTTATGATTAACCGGCGCATCCTGAGTGAACCTTTTGTCGGCTGGTTTGTCTGCGGAATCACCCCGGACAATGAACTGATTTTCGGCGAGGTGAAAATGGACGCAGAAGTTATTCTTCCCAACGGAGAAAGTTACCCGATCACTGGAATCAACCGGCGGAATCGGAATGAAGAACTGATACTGTTTGACAGCACTTTTGGATATAAAACTCCCCGGCAAAACGGATATGAGAGTGTTATCGAAGGGGGACGGGTGATCCGCACCGGGAAGACCACTGGAGAAACCGTCATACCCCGCGGTGGATTCGTCCTACAGGGACAAGGAGCAGCATCTGAATGGATGCGCCGGTCTTTGATTCCAGGGACCGCTCTTCGCCTGAGGATGGTACTTTTCCCCTCCGGCGAAGACCTCGGGAAGTGGAAACAGACAGTACACATGGTCAGCGGTGGACCGTTGCTTTTTCGGGACGGTGTTCCTGGTCCCTTTGGAAACTTCCGGGAAGAAATCGTTAACCAGAGACATCCCCGCACCGTGGTGGGCCTCACCCGCGATGGTCGCCATCTTTACTTGGTAGCCGACGGTAGAAGGCCAGGCCACTCGGCTGGTTTGACCATCCGGGAACTGGTGGAAGAATTGAAGCGCTATGACGTGATCTATGCGTTGAACCTGGACGGAGGCGGTTCCTCCACTTTTGTGCTGAATGGAGAGGTCCTCAATCGTCCGGCCGACCTCACCGGGGAGCGGAAAATTTCTACAGCCATCATCTTGCGTTGA
- a CDS encoding response regulator transcription factor has protein sequence METRVRDKMIKVFLIDDNRFFLESLTFILNLKKEMKVVGTATQGREGLKMIEAWSPDVVLLDMMLPDQDGISVLSSIREKISIPVIMLSIHEEYRNQALRRGNLCLPDQRKRSRPALQGHTRGM, from the coding sequence ATGGAAACCCGTGTCCGTGATAAGATGATAAAAGTATTTCTGATAGACGATAATCGATTTTTCCTGGAAAGTCTTACTTTTATTCTCAATTTAAAAAAAGAGATGAAAGTGGTGGGAACCGCCACCCAGGGGCGGGAGGGGTTAAAAATGATCGAAGCGTGGTCACCCGATGTGGTGCTTCTGGATATGATGCTTCCTGATCAGGATGGCATTTCTGTTCTGTCCTCGATTCGTGAAAAAATCAGCATTCCGGTCATTATGCTCAGTATACACGAAGAATACCGAAACCAAGCCCTCCGCCGGGGAAACCTTTGCCTACCTGATCAAAGGAAAAGGTCTCGACCAGCCTTACAAGGCCATACGAGAGGCATGTGA
- a CDS encoding C39 family peptidase, which yields MRHTTLSLLVLTGFLLAGVLSGCSTTGFDYAGAGFGLTPSTTPTQPDIRFLERSDTNVQLAVPFLSQVPPGSWAGTRNCGPASAAMLRAYYYGEIPTSSDIIRANHWLNVNHGTSLNNGNGDFTNVFMIRGWLVSEGVEARVGMGNLDLLRNILTAGNPVLVAVYSDMNPTGGAKHAMVVTGLNETHVTVNDPGKVNGANNTYSISRFLSAWRAQGNWYLTLR from the coding sequence ATGAGACACACCACGCTGAGCCTTCTTGTCCTCACCGGCTTTCTTCTGGCCGGAGTCCTTTCAGGGTGTTCGACCACTGGTTTCGACTATGCGGGAGCCGGCTTCGGTCTGACCCCCTCCACGACCCCGACCCAACCGGACATTCGCTTCCTGGAACGTTCCGATACCAACGTCCAGCTCGCCGTTCCCTTCCTTTCCCAGGTTCCTCCCGGCAGTTGGGCGGGAACCCGTAATTGTGGTCCGGCTTCGGCGGCCATGCTCCGGGCCTACTACTATGGAGAAATACCTACTTCCAGTGACATCATACGAGCCAACCATTGGTTGAATGTCAACCATGGTACTTCCTTAAACAACGGAAACGGCGACTTCACCAACGTGTTCATGATCCGGGGCTGGTTGGTCAGTGAAGGGGTGGAAGCTCGGGTGGGAATGGGCAACCTCGATCTTCTGCGCAACATCCTGACTGCGGGGAACCCGGTCCTGGTGGCCGTCTACTCAGATATGAACCCTACCGGTGGAGCCAAACACGCCATGGTTGTCACCGGGCTCAATGAAACTCATGTTACCGTGAACGATCCGGGTAAGGTGAATGGAGCGAACAATACTTACTCCATCAGCCGATTTCTCTCCGCTTGGCGGGCCCAGGGAAATTGGTACCTGACTCTGCGCTGA